A single window of Vibrio sp. HB236076 DNA harbors:
- a CDS encoding ABC transporter ATP-binding protein, producing MKDFIVPMVVANGLSAKSPQGWQALRSADFMLYPGECVAVIGPNGSGKSSLLKCLSGEYSPCRGKLFLEGMSMEQISVSELAKKVALVSQHEYFDPRLTVCEYVQLGRIPHTFCCSVSTHQQAVDLALSDVGLLEKANRKMGVLSGGEQQRANIARALAQHPQLLLLDEPTNHLDPLARIEILDLIKRKGITAIAVLHDLPLVAPFADKVILMSEQRMTVCGPTTDVLTNTYIEPIFGLNVMTFIHPYTRETVYHFEASCTPTCHVSKGAA from the coding sequence ATGAAAGATTTTATTGTGCCAATGGTGGTTGCCAATGGCTTATCAGCGAAAAGCCCACAGGGTTGGCAGGCATTACGAAGCGCGGATTTTATGCTTTACCCAGGCGAATGTGTGGCGGTGATTGGACCTAATGGCAGTGGTAAATCGAGCCTCTTGAAGTGTTTGTCGGGGGAGTATTCACCCTGTAGAGGAAAGCTTTTTCTTGAAGGAATGAGTATGGAGCAAATCTCAGTGTCTGAGCTGGCTAAAAAAGTGGCACTGGTTTCGCAGCACGAGTACTTCGATCCAAGATTGACCGTGTGTGAGTATGTTCAGCTTGGCCGGATCCCACACACATTTTGTTGTTCTGTATCAACGCATCAGCAGGCGGTAGACCTGGCACTTTCTGATGTGGGCTTGTTGGAAAAAGCAAATCGAAAGATGGGTGTCCTATCTGGCGGTGAGCAACAAAGGGCGAATATTGCTCGGGCATTGGCTCAGCATCCACAACTCTTACTGCTCGATGAACCAACCAATCATCTAGACCCTTTAGCGCGTATTGAAATTCTTGATTTAATTAAAAGAAAAGGCATTACAGCTATTGCGGTTTTACACGATTTGCCTTTGGTTGCCCCATTCGCTGACAAAGTCATTTTAATGTCGGAACAAAGAATGACCGTTTGTGGCCCGACAACCGATGTTCTTACCAATACGTACATAGAGCCTATCTTTGGGCTAAACGTGATGACCTTTATTCACCCTTACACGCGCGAAACGGTTTATCACTTTGAAGCGTCGTGTACCCCAACTTGTCATGTATCAAAAGGAGCTGCTTAA
- a CDS encoding ABC transporter substrate-binding protein, translating into MKWSVFSTLLCSTFISQYALAEKTQYPVTLENCGYPITIDQAPTRAIFHDINMSEMAFSLGLQAQTIGVTGITGWYKMSPSFQQQLGDIPELAAKYPSLETMVAAKPDFFFAGWNYGMKVGGDVTPQTLKPYGINTLILSESCSHVGKTEKASLNLLYQDMTNLGIIFDQQDKAQQLIQSWQVRVDHVKQRANQFEGETPKVFLYDSGTDKPFTAGKYAMPTALIEAAGGKNITDNLAASWATTSWENVATQDPEIIILLDYQSANGADDLKHFLEQHPLMKHTRAVKNSRYVKLRYEELTPGPANIEAIESLSAAFFPK; encoded by the coding sequence ATGAAGTGGTCTGTTTTCTCAACGTTATTGTGTTCCACCTTTATATCTCAATATGCCTTGGCTGAAAAAACGCAATACCCAGTCACCTTAGAAAACTGTGGTTATCCGATCACCATTGATCAAGCCCCGACGAGAGCAATCTTTCATGACATTAACATGAGTGAAATGGCGTTTTCTCTTGGTCTGCAAGCCCAAACCATTGGTGTGACGGGCATTACAGGTTGGTATAAAATGTCGCCTTCTTTTCAGCAGCAATTGGGTGACATTCCTGAGTTAGCCGCCAAATACCCCTCTTTAGAAACCATGGTGGCGGCCAAGCCGGATTTCTTTTTCGCCGGCTGGAATTACGGTATGAAAGTAGGCGGTGACGTTACCCCTCAAACCTTAAAGCCTTACGGTATTAATACTCTGATTTTATCGGAAAGCTGTAGCCATGTGGGTAAAACGGAAAAAGCGAGCTTAAATCTTCTTTATCAAGATATGACTAACCTAGGTATTATTTTCGACCAACAAGATAAAGCGCAGCAACTGATTCAATCTTGGCAAGTAAGAGTTGACCATGTAAAGCAACGTGCTAATCAGTTTGAAGGAGAGACACCAAAAGTATTCTTGTATGACTCGGGAACGGATAAGCCTTTCACTGCCGGTAAATATGCGATGCCGACCGCTTTGATTGAGGCCGCAGGTGGGAAAAATATCACCGATAACCTCGCTGCAAGTTGGGCAACGACATCGTGGGAAAACGTGGCAACACAGGACCCTGAAATCATCATTTTATTAGACTATCAATCGGCAAACGGTGCTGACGACCTTAAACATTTTTTAGAGCAGCATCCTTTAATGAAACACACTCGCGCGGTCAAAAACAGCCGTTACGTCAAACTTCGTTATGAAGAGTTAACCCCTGGGCCGGCAAATATTGAAGCTATCGAGTCGCTTTCCGCCGCTTTCTTCCCTAAATAA